Proteins encoded within one genomic window of Macrobrachium nipponense isolate FS-2020 chromosome 9, ASM1510439v2, whole genome shotgun sequence:
- the LOC135218159 gene encoding uncharacterized protein LOC135218159, translated as MSALVTPAKLGVLQTDCGTNFTSRNFKRKIEELGVKHTTSTPYHPESQGQVERFHQTLKSVLKKFCFETGSEWDKELQYALFATRSIQNETIGLSPFKLVFGHNVRGPLDVVREHWEGETPEINRLDPDKASSLVDLINQYKDLFQDAPGLTTILEHDVDVGDTQPIKQCPYR; from the exons ATGTCTGCTCTTGTAACACCTGCCAAATTGGGG GTTTTGCAAACtgattgtggtacaaattttaccAGCAGAAACTTTAAAAGGAAGATTGAGGAGCTAGGAGTCAAACATACAACCTCGACTCCCTATCATCCTGAAAGTCAGGGCCAGGtggagaggttccaccaaaccttgaagagtgttttgaagaaattctgtttcgaGACTGGTAGCGAGTGGGACAAAGAATTGCAGTATGCATTATTTGCTACTAGATCTATTCAAAATGAAACCATTGGGCTCTCTCCTTTCAAACTAGTCTTTGGTCATAATGTGAGAGGTCCTCTTGATGTGGTCAGGGAGCACTGGGAAGGGGAAACTCCGGAGATCAAT CGTTTGGATCCAGATAAAGCTTCTTCCCTTGTTGacttaataaatcaatataaagacCTTTTTCAGGATGCACCGGGATTGACCACTATTTTAGAACATGATGTAGACGTTGGGGACACCCAACCTATAAAACAATGCCCTTACAGGTGA